The Candidatus Bathyarchaeota archaeon genome segment ATCTCCCCTTTTACAGACATCATCTATACTTTTTTCGTATTTGGTATTTGATTTAGATATGTGTAAATCCCCTCCAAAGGACCCACCAATCAAATTCTCATCTACTTTAAAAATATCTATAATAGCAAATTTTGATTGGACATTTACTACTTTTCCAGTTACTATCGAGTCTATATTTGGAAGGATCAGTTCCTTTGTTAATGGGGAAATTGAAACTTTCTTATTTAAGGAATCAATGTTTGCATGACCAGTGATTTTTGAATATATACCTCCATTTTGTTCATATGTGCCTGATCCTGAAATAAATTCCTCAATTACACCTAGTTTTAGACCTGGTGTTACAAATTTCATTTCCTTATTATTCTTAGACATTCTTAACTATCTACCCCACCGTATATTTAGCATGATTCTTAAACGAAAAGAATAGTAGCATTAGATAAAGAAAAACATTCTTTAAAAGAATCCATTATCGATTAAAGACTCCCAAGTTAGTTTGCCCATTGCCACCAAGCTTTCCTTTATTGTTAGTATCGGTCTTTTGAATTTCGCATAATCATCAATAGCAACTCTAGGACAGGTTGTATTAACAAAGGCGTCAATATCTGTAAAATTACTCAGGAAGTCTGGTGTAACTTCATCAATAACAATAATTACAGTTTCTTTATTTGATTTATTTAGTAAATCCTTAATTCTTAATGCTGTTTTATGATTGAACTGCCCTAATTTTGTGCTAATAAGAATGCCAAATTTATTTGAAATCTTAGCTTTTGCTATATTGGCATATCTTTGCTTGATGATTTTATTTTTCAACTCGTCCATAGGTTCTATTTTTTCTTTGAATGGATCAAATGAGAATACGGGTTTATTAAGCATTAAAGATGCTCCAAGAGAATGAAATTTACTCCCGATCAATATGTAAAAGTCAACTTTTGAGGAAATTTGTTTTAAATGAATATATTCGCATCCAATTATTTGACCTGAGTACTCAACTAAACCAGCTTTGGGTGGAATCACTACATCATAACCTTGCGATTCAAGAATTTTTTTAATGCTATCAAGCAAATGTAAATATTGAATAGTTGCTGCAATTCCAACTCTCTTTTGTTGAAAAATTCTTTTCTTAAAAATATCGAGGATAGAATTTTCAATATTTATTTTTGCGTTGACGTAAATTACTGGTATTTTGGAATTCATAATAAATGGTGTATGTGCATAATGAACGATTAGATCAACACCTAGATCTTCTGCTTCCTTGATCGCAAGATCACAACCACCATAACATGGATTAGCTGAAACGTAAATCGTCGCTTTTGTTTCTTTCTCGAGTAAATTTGAAATCCTAAAACTATTTGGTTTCAGGCCATCAGGAAGTTGCAACAGTATTTTTCTTGCCTTTCTTTTAACGATCTCTTTTACTACATAATTTTCTTCAAAATCAAATGTGACCATGTGGTAAATACCCTAAATATCAAAAAAATGCTATTAGCTTCTGTACTGACGGAATTAGTGTGCCCTATTCTTGACACGAAGCTAAAAATCTTTTTTCCCATTCATTCAAGTTTAATAATTTCTATTCTGCATGCTGTAGGTAATTTCATTGCACTACTTTTCAATGCTTCCTTGGCAATATTCAAACCCTCTTCATTCACACAAACATCTATGATAGGTTGATTTTCTTTAATTCTTGCGGCTCTCCCAATAGGTTTTCCAAATGACCTCCTCATACCTTCTTGAAGTCTATCTGCTCCAGCTGTTGCTATCATCTTATTTTCTCTTAATATATTGTGTGGGTATATTCGCATTTGAAGCATATACTCATTTTCACCTAATTTATCCGTCATTATTTTATTAGCTACTATGCGAGCAGCTTCAAGTGCATTATGCCTTATTTGCACAGGATTTTGTGCTAATAATGACACTTTATGTTTAAATTTACCTTTTGCATCTCCCATCGTAAATTTAACTATCTTGGACGCGGGGTTTCCACGGATGAATTTGTGTCTTGTATATGGCTGCCCTACAATTACTCTGTAACTTTTTCCCTTCAATTAAGATTTGCCCCCTAATGGGGATTTTCAAGTCTATCAAAATCAATAATAAAATGCAGATTGACCATCCAATAATTGATCCAATTAAAGTCTTAATACTTTGATGCAAAGTTTCAAACTCTAATATATAAGGCTTTTATATTTTTGATTTTTAGGTTGCTATTTATCAATTAGATAAAGAATTTTCCTTAATACACCGATCATTAGAGTTACTTCTCTAGATGAAGCTATGCTTCGAGAGATTATATTTGAGAATGCCCTATTGGCAAGTTTTTTCCTGTTCTCTGACATGTCTGTTTTAGTTGTTATATGATCAAATAACTTTAATAACCTGTTTCTGTCTTCCGAACTAGATTCCAATCTAGAAACTTGAGTTTTATTCCTTCTTGTTTCGAATAATTCATAAAAAATTATTGCCGATGCATTAGCAATATTCAATGTTTTATATCTAGAATTTGCTGGAATTGTCACTACAAGATCACACATTGAGAGTTCCTCATTAGACAATCCTTTGCTCTCTCTTCCGAAAATTAAACCTATTTTACCTTTTGATTTTAATACACTTTTGGCAAAAACCTCTGGAGTGATTGCAATTCTCAGTAGGTTGCCTGGACGTCTTGCTGAAATTGATGTAGTACCGGCTACATAAGAGCATCCTTTAAGAGCTAGTCCAATTTCTTTTACAATTTTCGCATTATTTAGAATATCTTTTGCATGCATCGCAAAAGCTATTGATTCATTACCAATGTCAGTTTTAGGATTAACTATCCACAGTTCATTAAGACCAAAGTTTTTCATAGCTCTTGCAATACTGCCTATATTACCTTCATATTCAGGCTCAAGTAATATTACTCGTAACTTCAAATGAAACACCGGATTACTGCGAGTTTATGTTTTTTTGTCAATCTTTTTGAT includes the following:
- a CDS encoding 50S ribosomal protein L16; its protein translation is MKGKSYRVIVGQPYTRHKFIRGNPASKIVKFTMGDAKGKFKHKVSLLAQNPVQIRHNALEAARIVANKIMTDKLGENEYMLQMRIYPHNILRENKMIATAGADRLQEGMRRSFGKPIGRAARIKENQPIIDVCVNEEGLNIAKEALKSSAMKLPTACRIEIIKLE
- the dph2 gene encoding diphthamide biosynthesis enzyme Dph2; the protein is MVTFDFEENYVVKEIVKRKARKILLQLPDGLKPNSFRISNLLEKETKATIYVSANPCYGGCDLAIKEAEDLGVDLIVHYAHTPFIMNSKIPVIYVNAKINIENSILDIFKKRIFQQKRVGIAATIQYLHLLDSIKKILESQGYDVVIPPKAGLVEYSGQIIGCEYIHLKQISSKVDFYILIGSKFHSLGASLMLNKPVFSFDPFKEKIEPMDELKNKIIKQRYANIAKAKISNKFGILISTKLGQFNHKTALRIKDLLNKSNKETVIIVIDEVTPDFLSNFTDIDAFVNTTCPRVAIDDYAKFKRPILTIKESLVAMGKLTWESLIDNGFF
- a CDS encoding RNA methyltransferase; its protein translation is MKLRVILLEPEYEGNIGSIARAMKNFGLNELWIVNPKTDIGNESIAFAMHAKDILNNAKIVKEIGLALKGCSYVAGTTSISARRPGNLLRIAITPEVFAKSVLKSKGKIGLIFGRESKGLSNEELSMCDLVVTIPANSRYKTLNIANASAIIFYELFETRRNKTQVSRLESSSEDRNRLLKLFDHITTKTDMSENRKKLANRAFSNIISRSIASSREVTLMIGVLRKILYLIDK
- a CDS encoding exosome complex RNA-binding protein Csl4 → MSKNNKEMKFVTPGLKLGVIEEFISGSGTYEQNGGIYSKITGHANIDSLNKKVSISPLTKELILPNIDSIVTGKVVNVQSKFAIIDIFKVDENLIGGSFGGDLHISKSNTKYEKSIDDVCKRGDMIRAKVIDNKNGFIKLTTADRNLGVIRASCSSCGNLLFMRRNGLKCKRCGNFERRKASQDYIAKDFQRSDTR